Proteins from a single region of Desulfovibrio sp.:
- a CDS encoding BMC domain-containing protein: MKLRTIGCVELNSIGMGMQTADEMVKAANVELVLAKTTCPGRYLIIVTGDTGAVTSSVNTGLALGADLVVDSFIIPNVHEDVIPAMNGTAIQGRINAIGVIETYTAASCVLAADGAAKAGDVRLLDLRLSAGLGGKAFVVMTGEVSAVQSSVDAGAVNVAGGGPVVSKIVIPSPSEELKKHLL, translated from the coding sequence ATGAAATTACGGACTATCGGCTGTGTTGAACTGAACAGCATAGGCATGGGCATGCAGACGGCGGACGAAATGGTCAAGGCCGCCAATGTGGAACTGGTTTTGGCCAAAACCACCTGCCCCGGCAGATACCTTATTATCGTCACTGGCGACACCGGAGCCGTCACCAGCTCTGTGAACACCGGCCTTGCGCTGGGCGCGGATCTGGTGGTGGACAGCTTCATCATCCCCAATGTGCATGAAGACGTGATTCCGGCTATGAACGGCACCGCCATTCAGGGACGCATCAACGCCATTGGCGTCATCGAGACCTATACGGCGGCCTCCTGTGTGCTGGCTGCCGATGGCGCGGCCAAGGCCGGCGACGTTCGCCTGCTGGATCTGCGGCTTTCCGCCGGTCTTGGCGGCAAGGCCTTTGTGGTCATGACTGGCGAAGTCAGCGCGGTGCAGTCTTCTGTGGATGCCGGGGCGGTCAACGTCGCCGGTGGCGGCCCTGTGGTCAGCAAGATTGTCATTCCCTCGCCCAGCGAGGAACTGAAAAAGCACCTGCTGTAG
- a CDS encoding outer membrane homotrimeric porin, with translation MQKKSRVLWCVMALALLLGMGVADKAQAIDFKARGIWSMGYGIGDPSLTEDVTTKGDKKKVNNDDKFVARQRVLLFLDAIASENLMGSVQFKLGPQDWGKARQGSALGADGTNIKLTQAYMQWAVPQTALKMKMGLQYFSMPNAAGGSAVFDTQAAAVVANYAFNSNVGLTALWMRPFNDNYSGGSYNGILSSDKANYLDNMDLFALTLPLTFDGIKITPWVMPGMLGRNANKFDGFWQNGLGDGYPAVTLYPYLNKMGGGHGLNVQKLGSTSKTYGNVFWAGIPFKITAIDPWNFELDLNYGYVEEMGRFDVLKRNDANDVVRGSSQRQGWLAKALAEYKLDWGVPGIFGWYASGDDGNVKNGSERMPSLCPYGSFTSFFGDGNMAWSPALNFMDKSLSYAGTWGIGAQIRDISFVEDLKHVVRVAYWGGTNSPSMVKYMDHANAWDSTSGLADGPYLTTNDGMLEVNLISSYKIYENLEMNVELGYVANYMDNSTWKKSYNDFGGYSKQDAWKAQVVFQYKF, from the coding sequence ATGCAAAAAAAGAGTAGGGTGTTATGGTGCGTTATGGCCCTGGCGCTGCTTCTGGGGATGGGCGTTGCCGACAAAGCGCAGGCCATTGACTTCAAGGCAAGGGGGATCTGGTCCATGGGGTACGGCATTGGCGACCCCAGTCTGACCGAGGATGTGACCACCAAGGGGGACAAGAAAAAAGTAAACAATGACGACAAGTTTGTAGCGCGGCAGCGCGTGCTGCTTTTCCTCGATGCTATTGCTTCGGAAAACCTCATGGGCAGTGTGCAGTTCAAGCTTGGCCCGCAGGATTGGGGCAAGGCCAGGCAGGGGTCTGCCCTTGGCGCTGACGGCACAAACATCAAGCTCACCCAGGCGTACATGCAGTGGGCCGTGCCGCAGACAGCCTTGAAGATGAAGATGGGCTTGCAGTATTTTTCCATGCCCAATGCCGCTGGCGGCTCTGCCGTATTTGACACGCAAGCTGCTGCTGTGGTGGCCAACTATGCCTTCAATTCCAATGTGGGGCTTACCGCTCTGTGGATGCGCCCCTTCAACGACAACTATTCGGGCGGCAGCTACAACGGCATACTCAGCTCTGATAAGGCCAACTATCTTGATAACATGGACCTCTTTGCCCTGACCCTGCCGCTGACGTTTGACGGCATCAAGATCACCCCTTGGGTCATGCCCGGCATGCTGGGACGTAATGCCAACAAGTTTGATGGCTTCTGGCAGAATGGCCTGGGTGATGGCTATCCCGCCGTGACCCTTTACCCCTATCTGAACAAGATGGGCGGCGGCCACGGCCTGAACGTCCAGAAGCTTGGCAGTACCTCCAAGACTTACGGCAATGTGTTCTGGGCTGGCATTCCTTTCAAGATTACCGCCATTGATCCCTGGAACTTCGAACTTGACCTGAACTACGGCTATGTGGAGGAAATGGGCCGCTTTGACGTTCTCAAGCGCAATGACGCCAATGACGTGGTGCGCGGCAGCAGCCAGCGACAGGGCTGGCTGGCAAAGGCTCTTGCGGAATACAAGCTGGATTGGGGCGTACCCGGCATTTTCGGCTGGTATGCTTCGGGCGACGACGGCAACGTGAAAAACGGCTCCGAGCGTATGCCTTCCCTCTGTCCTTACGGCAGTTTTACGTCCTTCTTCGGTGACGGCAACATGGCCTGGAGTCCGGCCCTGAACTTTATGGACAAGTCGCTGAGCTATGCCGGAACCTGGGGCATTGGCGCTCAGATCAGAGACATCAGCTTTGTGGAAGATTTGAAGCACGTTGTGCGCGTGGCCTACTGGGGCGGCACCAACAGCCCTTCAATGGTCAAGTATATGGACCATGCCAATGCGTGGGATTCCACATCCGGCCTGGCCGACGGTCCCTATCTGACCACCAATGACGGCATGCTGGAAGTGAACCTGATCTCTTCCTACAAGATTTATGAAAACCTCGAAATGAACGTGGAACTTGGCTACGTGGCCAACTATATGGACAACAGCACCTGGAAGAAGAGCTACAACGACTTTGGCGGCTACTCCAAGCAGGACGCCTGGAAGGCGCAGGTGGTCTTTCAGTACAAGTTCTAG
- a CDS encoding 4Fe-4S dicluster domain-containing protein yields MGKAIVDAIRQAGVVGAGGAGLPTHVKADATAQTVLVNGASCEPLLMSDPYLMEERVDVMLRGLEAMMECTGASKGIVCLKGKHAAAMKCVREAVARRGSRFEAFEMGDFYPAGDEQVMVYEVLGGIVPERGIPLQIGAVVSNVESLYNIAHALDGKPVTHRYLTVGCEVARPMVVRVPVGTRVSEVLNFAGGPTIREYRVVDGGPMMGRVLPDADQPVTKTTSGLLVLPPDHNVVARKVMDPHTLKRLTNTVCCQCSQCTDLCPRSLLGHSLHPHKLMRVLDGQTVNSPIAKEALLCSECGICEKFACPMGISPREVNAMLKKELMQAGVKWEYDGRPLAASRFRDERRIPTSSLVRRLGLAGYEAHPPFAGDFEPTEVRIPLRQHIGAPAAAVVSVGQSVTVGDLIGEIPEGTMGARVHASIRGTVSAVENGIITIRA; encoded by the coding sequence ATGGGAAAAGCAATTGTTGACGCCATACGCCAGGCCGGCGTTGTGGGCGCAGGCGGGGCGGGACTGCCCACCCATGTAAAGGCCGACGCCACGGCGCAGACAGTTCTGGTGAACGGCGCAAGCTGCGAACCGCTGCTCATGAGCGACCCCTATCTGATGGAAGAGAGGGTGGACGTCATGTTGCGCGGTCTTGAAGCCATGATGGAATGCACTGGCGCAAGCAAGGGCATTGTCTGCCTCAAGGGCAAGCACGCCGCGGCCATGAAATGCGTGCGCGAAGCTGTGGCCCGCCGCGGAAGCCGTTTTGAGGCTTTTGAGATGGGCGATTTTTACCCTGCCGGCGACGAGCAGGTCATGGTCTATGAAGTGCTGGGCGGCATTGTGCCCGAGCGCGGCATTCCTTTGCAGATCGGGGCCGTGGTCAGCAATGTGGAAAGCCTTTACAACATCGCCCACGCGCTGGACGGCAAGCCCGTGACGCACCGCTACCTTACAGTAGGCTGCGAAGTGGCCCGCCCCATGGTGGTGCGCGTACCCGTGGGCACGCGTGTTTCCGAGGTGCTCAATTTCGCGGGCGGACCCACCATCCGCGAATACCGCGTAGTGGACGGCGGCCCCATGATGGGGCGTGTGCTGCCCGATGCGGATCAGCCCGTCACCAAGACCACAAGCGGCCTTCTGGTGCTGCCGCCTGACCACAATGTGGTGGCCCGCAAGGTTATGGACCCCCATACACTTAAGCGCCTCACCAATACGGTATGCTGTCAGTGCTCGCAGTGTACGGACCTCTGCCCGCGCAGCCTGCTCGGACACAGCCTGCATCCGCACAAGCTCATGCGCGTGCTGGACGGCCAGACCGTCAACAGCCCCATTGCGAAGGAAGCGCTGCTCTGCTCCGAATGCGGCATCTGCGAAAAATTCGCCTGTCCCATGGGCATTTCGCCGCGCGAAGTCAACGCCATGCTGAAAAAGGAACTCATGCAGGCTGGCGTCAAATGGGAATACGACGGTCGCCCTCTGGCAGCCTCACGCTTCCGCGACGAAAGGCGCATCCCCACCAGCAGCCTTGTGCGCCGCCTTGGCCTTGCGGGCTACGAGGCCCACCCGCCCTTTGCGGGCGACTTTGAGCCTACGGAAGTGCGCATTCCCCTGCGCCAACACATCGGCGCTCCGGCTGCCGCTGTGGTGAGCGTGGGACAGAGCGTCACTGTGGGCGATCTTATCGGCGAAATCCCCGAAGGGACCATGGGCGCGCGCGTTCACGCCAGCATCAGGGGCACCGTCAGCGCTGTTGAAAACGGCATAATCACCATCAGGGCCTGA
- a CDS encoding 1-propanol dehydrogenase PduQ: MTQFYGKTKICYGPYALETLESFPASHAFVVTDPFMVKSGFANQAVSHLKRKGITFDIFSGVEPDPTLQAVVEATGLFLRSKADMILALGGGSAIDMAKAISYFGRKADQDRKTLLVAIPTTSGTGSEVTSIAVITDKVNAVKIPLNDELLIPDAAILDARFTRTVPPQVTASTGMDVLTHAVEAYTSRHSNVFTAIYAERAIRNVFSYLHRAYAQGDDMIARDNMLIGSCMAGLAFTNSGLGITHSMAHSLGGLFHIPHGLANAVLLPVVIDFNSFDAGVKYREIAEMVGLPAATVEEGTRNLVSAVRDLNASMGIPAHVRELKVNESEYRKSLDAMAANALEDICTESNPRMPSHDDIVKLLESVW, encoded by the coding sequence GTGACCCAGTTTTACGGAAAAACAAAGATCTGCTACGGCCCCTACGCACTGGAAACTCTTGAAAGTTTTCCGGCAAGTCACGCCTTTGTGGTAACCGACCCCTTCATGGTCAAGAGTGGCTTTGCCAATCAGGCGGTTAGCCACCTGAAGCGCAAGGGCATAACATTTGACATTTTTTCAGGTGTGGAGCCAGACCCCACCCTGCAAGCCGTGGTGGAAGCCACGGGGCTCTTTTTGCGCAGCAAGGCTGACATGATTCTCGCCCTTGGCGGCGGCTCAGCCATTGATATGGCCAAGGCCATCTCCTACTTTGGCCGCAAGGCCGACCAGGACAGAAAGACCCTGTTGGTGGCCATCCCCACCACCAGCGGTACAGGCTCGGAAGTGACCTCCATCGCCGTCATCACCGACAAGGTCAATGCGGTCAAAATCCCGCTGAACGACGAACTGCTCATCCCCGATGCCGCCATTCTTGACGCGCGCTTCACCCGCACGGTGCCGCCGCAGGTGACGGCCTCCACGGGCATGGACGTGCTCACCCACGCGGTCGAGGCCTATACCTCCCGCCACAGCAACGTTTTTACGGCCATTTATGCCGAACGGGCCATCCGCAACGTCTTTTCCTACCTGCACCGCGCCTACGCGCAGGGCGACGACATGATTGCCAGAGACAACATGCTCATCGGGTCGTGCATGGCTGGCCTTGCCTTTACCAACAGCGGTCTTGGCATCACGCACAGCATGGCCCACAGCCTGGGCGGCCTGTTCCATATTCCTCACGGTTTGGCCAACGCCGTCCTGCTGCCTGTGGTCATTGATTTCAACAGCTTTGATGCTGGCGTGAAATACCGTGAAATCGCCGAAATGGTCGGCCTGCCCGCCGCCACGGTGGAAGAAGGCACCAGAAACCTTGTAAGCGCTGTGCGCGACCTCAATGCCTCCATGGGCATTCCGGCTCACGTGCGCGAACTCAAGGTCAATGAAAGTGAATACCGCAAGAGCCTGGACGCAATGGCGGCCAACGCGCTTGAAGACATATGCACTGAAAGCAATCCGCGTATGCCCTCGCATGACGACATCGTCAAACTGCTGGAAAGTGTTTGGTAG
- a CDS encoding EutP/PduV family microcompartment system protein, with product MGRIMLLGERGAGRRSLARALGHAPAFMPQPMAVEFAGRFVIPPPEFLENRRFYRALITVSMDCSTLLFVQDATRCTSAFPPGFARIFNRHVAGIITKTDMPEASIERATRFLNNAGLKNIYALSVLSDEGLDTLRQDEPALFA from the coding sequence ATGGGGCGCATCATGCTTTTGGGCGAACGAGGCGCGGGCAGGAGAAGTCTTGCCCGCGCCCTCGGCCATGCGCCAGCCTTCATGCCGCAGCCAATGGCAGTGGAGTTCGCCGGGCGGTTTGTCATCCCGCCCCCGGAATTTCTGGAGAACAGGCGCTTTTACCGCGCCCTTATCACCGTGTCGATGGACTGTAGTACCCTACTCTTCGTACAGGACGCCACACGGTGCACCTCGGCTTTTCCTCCCGGCTTTGCCCGTATTTTCAATCGCCATGTGGCGGGCATCATCACCAAGACGGATATGCCCGAAGCTTCCATTGAGCGCGCCACACGCTTTCTCAACAACGCCGGACTTAAGAACATCTACGCCCTCAGCGTCCTCAGCGACGAGGGACTGGACACCCTGCGTCAGGATGAACCCGCGCTGTTCGCCTGA
- a CDS encoding BMC domain-containing protein, whose product MEETKQRIIQEYVPGRQITLAHLIASPQKGIHLKLGLDDECATAIGILTITPCEGVIIAADIATKAASVDIGFLDRFGGSLLITGDVASVEAALREVLHYFGHVLHYDLTDMTRS is encoded by the coding sequence ATGGAAGAAACCAAGCAACGGATCATACAGGAGTATGTGCCGGGCAGACAGATCACTCTGGCCCACCTTATCGCCAGCCCGCAAAAAGGCATCCACCTCAAGCTGGGTCTGGACGACGAATGCGCCACGGCCATCGGCATACTGACCATCACCCCCTGCGAGGGCGTCATTATAGCCGCTGACATAGCCACCAAGGCCGCCAGCGTGGACATCGGCTTTCTGGATCGCTTTGGCGGCTCCCTGCTGATAACGGGCGACGTGGCCAGCGTTGAAGCGGCCCTGCGCGAGGTTCTGCACTATTTTGGCCATGTGTTGCACTATGACCTTACCGACATGACCAGGTCATGA